CCACCGCCAGCGTGTGCTGGTCGATCGCGAACGTCGCGGTGATGCTCTTGTCCGCGTCCATCGTGACGTCCAGCGGGTTCGTGTTCCCGCTCGCGTCACCGCTCCAGCCGGTGAAGTGCCAGCCGGTGGAAGGCACCGCCGTGAGCTGGACCGTGCTGCCGTTGTCGTAACTCGGCTGGTCGGGCGAGCGCAGGACCGACCCGCCGGCCAGCGGCGAAACCGTGACGTTCAGCAGGTGCTGGCAGGAATGAGTCGGGGAGGCGCTGTTGCGCGGGGTGGCTGCACCGGCTGCGAAGTCACTGGAGTTGTCATCGGTGTCCACGCAGCCATCGCTGGTTCTCAGGCCCGCGGTCGTGTTCGAAAGCGCGACCATCGTCGCGGTCTCCGAACAGTTCGCCGTGCCGTAGCCCAGCAGGTCCACCAGTCCGCCACCGCTGGGGCAGCTGCC
Above is a genomic segment from Candidatus Eisenbacteria bacterium containing:
- a CDS encoding lamin tail domain-containing protein — its product is MNHREARLTLARLLLGTISVLTLSFALPPRAAHAASPDLVISQAYGGGGNSGSVYKNDFIEIFNRGPSAVNVTGWSVQYTSATGTSWSVTALSGSIPPGGYYLVQEAAGSGGTTSLPAPDASGSIAMSATAGKVALVNGTTALIGSCPSGGGLVDLLGYGTANCSETATMVALSNTTAGLRTSDGCVDTDDNSSDFAAGAATPRNSASPTHSCQHLLNVTVSPLAGGSVLRSPDQPSYDNGSTVQLTAVPSTGWHFTGWSGDASGNTNPLDVTMDADKSITATFAIDQHTLAV